CCTCCATTGATGGCAAGCAGAGCATTGGAACGCTTTTTAAGGATTTCAATTGTGGTTCCCATTTTTTCTGCGTCACTTGCGGTGATGACATCCAAACGAACACGTGTCGGATCAATTTCAAAAGCATGGAGATTTGTTTGATCAAAGAAAAAACTTGTATATCGAATGCCATCGCTCACGACATTCCATACGTATGCAGGTTTTGGGGACGAAAATGCGATCTGAGGAGAGAAAAAGAAAAAGCAGAGAAGAGAAATTTTTTTGATCACGATTAACGTCCCCAGATATCAACCGTTGTTCCCTCTTCAAGCTTTTCATGTCCTTTGACAATGATCAAGTCATCTTCACGAAGTCCTTCGACCACTTCGGTGAATCCATCTTGTGTCTGTTTTGGGATAATGCGCGTGCGATGGGCTGCTCCTTGAACAACCACAAAGACGTAATGCTGTCGCTGATCAATGAGAATGGCATTGTTCGGAACGAGAAAATAGCGCTGTCGTTTTACTCCTGTAAATTTTACTTCGGCTTGCATGCCGACTTTGAAAAGAGCGGTGGGATTGGCGAAAACCGCTTTTACCGGAAATGTGGATCCCTGTTCGAGTACTGCTCCAATAGAGATGACATTTGCTTCGATCAGTTCTGTGGGGAGTTCTGCGAATCGCACGGTAATTTTTTGTCCCGATTGAATCGCCGTTGCTTCATGTCCTGCAAGTTCAAATTCGACAATCATCGGATCTACTTTGGAAATTTTCATGAGTGTTGTGTTTGTGGGAATGGTGAGTCCAGAAGCCACGTTGATTTCTGTTATCACCCCGGATGTGGGACTTGTAATCGTCAGTTGGGTAAGACGCGATTCGAGGGATTGAATGTCGGATCGCTTTTGTTCAACTGCGGCTTCGTTTCTTTCTACTTGAGTTTCTAAAGTTTCATAGTGATGCTGATTGATACTTCCTTCCTCTAAAAGACGATCGCGGTTTCGATGCAGATATCGATTTTTCTGCAGTTCATTGTCAGCATCTTTCAGTTCTGTTCGAAGTTGAGTCAATTTCAGTTGCAGTTCTTCTTCTGCAAGACGAACAAGAGCAGTGTTTACTGCGATGGTATCTCCCGAAGTGATAAAGACTTGTTCAATTCTCGCTTCGAAAGGGAGTTTGATTTCAACGGTTTCACTTGGAGAAAGTTTGGCGGGAACCGCTAAATCCAACGCCCGCTCTCGCAAGAGAGCATTGGCAACGGTGACGGGAACCGCTCGATTTGAACTTTTAAAGAGTTTGTCGAGAAAGCCGCTTTTATGCTTTGGCGCCTCTTCGTCATTGCTACAGCCAACGAGAAGAGAAAATGCCATGAAAAGAACAAAAGCTTTTATATTTTTTAAACCCCCCATATTTTTCTTATAGCGGATTACACAGACAGAGCAATGGGGAATTGTCCTCATTTTGGCGGAACGCTTTCTTTATCCCGCTTGACCCATTTTTGGCCTCATGGTACCCGCCATAAATCTTATGGCAGACGTTTCAACAGCATCTTCTCTTATGGAAACGCTCACGTCGCTGTGCAAGCGGCGCGGATTCATTTTTCAAAATAGTGAAATTTATGGTGGCATTAACGGCTTTTGGGATTTTGGACCACTCGGCGTCGAACTCAAACGCCGTGTGAAAGAGTCGTGGTGGCAGCGTATGGTTCGTGATCGCGATGATGTCGTTGGAATCGATACCACGATCATCGCGCATCCTCAAACATGGATCGCTTCGGGACACGTGAAGAGTTTTAGCGATCCGATGGTCGATTGCAAAAAATGTAAAAGGAGATTTCGCACTGACGAGACCCAGAAAAGCACGCAGTGTCCGGAGTGTGGGGGAGAGTTCACCGAAGCAAGTCAGTTTAACTTAATGTTTGAAACCTTTGTGGGAGCAAAGAGCGATTCAGCGTCAAAAGCTTATCTGCGACCTGAAACGTGTCAGTCGATTTTTACGCAATTTAAAAATGTGCAAACGGTTTCCCGTCAAAAAATTCCCTTTGGCATTGCTCAAATTGGAAAAGCGTTTCGCAATGAAATTACCCCACGCAATTTTATTTTTCGTTCGCGCGAATTTGAACAGATGGAGATGGAATTTTTCTGTCACGAAAAAGAAGCCATAAAATGGTATGAATATTGGGTTGAGGATCGTTTCAATTGGTTCACTTCGATCGGTATCATCCGAAAGCACCTTCGGCTGCGCCAGCATGAAAAGAGCGAACTTGCACATTATGCCAAAGGTTGCACGGATGTGGAGTTCGAAATGCCCTTTGGGTGGTCGGAGATGGAAGGGATTGCGAATCGAACTGATTACGATTTGAAAAATCATCAAGAAATTTCAGGAAAAGATCTTTCGTATTTTGATGAGCAGACGAAAGAACGATTTATTCCCCATGTCATCGAAACATCGGTGGGCGTTGATCGTACCTGTCTTGCAATTCTGGTGGATGCTTATCGTGAAGAAGAGGTAAAAGGTGAGAAGCGCGTTGTCCTTCAGTTCGCGCCTCATATTGCTCCAGTGCAAGTGGCTCTCTTTCCTCTTTCGGGAAAGTTGAGTGATAAGGTGAAACCCATTCATGATCGCCTGAAAAGGCAATTTGCAGCAGAGTTTGATGATGCCGGTTCGATCGGAAAACGTTATCGTCGGCATGATGAAATCGGAACACCGTTTTGCGTGACGTACGATTTTGACTCTGAGACCGATCATGCCGTCACAATTCGTCATCGCGATACGATGCAACAAGATCGCATTGCGATTGAACAGCTGGAACAGTATTTGTTAAAACATTTGCATGAAAAGCGATCATAAACATTTTAATGTGTGCGGGTCCTGCCGCCTGCGGCATTCCGGAAGTTTTGCTGATACGCAATAACTTCCGAAATAGCCTCCGGCGTCACCCGCAGTTAATTATCTGTTTGCGATCGCTTTTCCTGAGGAGTGTCTTCAATGACCAAAAAATATGTCTATACTTTCGGTAACGGTAAAGCCGAAGGGAAAGCAGACATGAAAAATATTTTAGGCGGCAAAGGAGCTAATCTCGCTGAGATGAATCTCCTTGGTTTTCCGGTTCCAGCTGGTTTCACGATTTCAACGGAAGTGTGCACTTACTTTTACGAACATCAAAAAAAATATCCTCCTGAACTCAAAGATCAAGTGCTGAAGGCTTTGAGTGCCGTTGAAAAAGTGATGGGTGCGAGCTTTGGTGATCCAAAAAATCCTCTCCTTGTCTCTGTTCGATCTGGCGCACGTGCTTCGATGCCAGGGATGATGGACACGATTTTAAACTTGGGACTCAATGAAGCGACACTTCAAGGATTAATCCAGAAAACGCGGAACGCGCGGTTTGCGTATGATAGCTATCGCCGTTTTATTCAGATGTATGGCGATGTGGTGCTCGGTGTGAGTTCCGCTCTTTTCGAAGAGAGTATTGATGCGCTGAAGAAAAAAAGAGGGATTAAGCTCGATACAGAATTTACGGCTGAAGATTTAAAAGCTTTAGCAGAGGAATTTAAAAGACTCGTGGTTCAAGAAACGGCGCAACCTTTTCCAGAAAATCCGCAAGACCAGCTTTGGGGTGGCATTGGAGCTGTCTTTAGTTCGTGGCAAACACCGCGAGCGATTGAATACCGTCGATTGAGTCAAATTCCCGAAGAGTGGGGGACAGCGGTAAATGTGCAAGCCATGGTCTATGGAAATATGGGCGATGATTCAGCAACCGGTGTCGCATTTACACGCGATCCTTCAACAGGCGAAAAAAAGTTTTACGGTGAATATCTGATCAATGCACAAGGTGAAGATGTTGTTGCAGGTGTGCGAACACCACAACCTCTGACAAAGGAAGCCAAAAAAGAAAAAGACGAAGTATCTTTGGAAGAGGCGATGTCAAAAATTTATCAAGAGCTGGTGAGTATTTATCAAAGATTAGAAAAACATTATCGCGACATGCAAGATATCGAATTTACGATTCAACAGGGAAAGCTGTGGATGTTGCAGACGCGCAACGGCAAACGTACGGCTGCTGCGGCCATTAAGATCGCGGTCGAAATGACGAATGAAAAATTGATTACAAAAAAAGAATCGATCATGCGCGTGCAACCTTCGCAACTTGATCAACTTCTTCATCCTCGTATTGATCCGAAGGTAAAGCGAGAAGTGCTCGCAAAAGGTCTTCCCGCTTCTCCTGGAGCTGCGACGGGAAAAGTTGTTTTTTCAGCGGAAGAGGCAGAAAAATGGGATCATCGCGGTGAAAAAGTTCTGCTTGTGCGTATTGAAACGTCGCCAGACGACATTAAAGGAATGGCGATTGCAAAAGGGATTCTCACTTCTCGTGGCGGCATGACCTCTCATGCGGCAGTTGTAGCGCGAGGCATGGGAAAAACCTGTGTTGCGGGATGTGGCGCGCTCGCGATTGATTATGCAAAAAAACAATTCATGGTTGGAAATGTAACTGTGAAAGAGGGAGATTTTTTAACGATTGATGGTTCTACCGGAGAAGTGATGCTCGGAGCGCTTCCGACGGTGGAACCGGAGTTATCTTCGGAGTTTGAAGTTTTCATGAAGTGGGTCGATGAATATCGAAAGCTTGGTGTTCGCGCCAATGCAGATACGCCGCACGACGCTGAAGTCGCACGTCGTTTTGGTGCAGCAGGGATTGGACTTTGTCGCACGGAGCATATGTTTTTTGAAGGCGACCGTATCGATGCGGTTCGGGAAATGATTCTCGCAAACGATCTTGAAGGACGTCAGAGAGCGCTGATGAAAATTCTTCCGATGCAGCGCGAAGATTTCAAAGGGATCTTTCAGGAAATGGATGGATTTCCAGTAACGATTCGTCTTCTCGATCCCCCTTTGCATGAATTTTTACCGCATACGGATCAAGAAATTGAAGAACTTTCACGTGCGATCGATATTCCAGCCGAAAAGTTAAAAAGAAAATCCGAAGAACTGAGAGAGTTTAATCCCATGCTCGGTCATCGCGGATGCAGACTCGGTGTGACGTTCCCGGAAATTTATGCCATGCAAGTACAAGCGATTATAGAAGCAGCATGTGATGTCACCAAAAAAGGGATCAAAGCTATTTCTGAAATTGAAATTCCACTGGTAAGCCACCCCAATGAAATGAGAGTGTTGCGCACGATCTGCGAAGAGAAAGCAAAAGAGGTCATTGCCAAAACAAAACAAAAGGTCCCCTATACGATCGGCACGATGATCGAGCTTCCACGTGCTTGTCTTTGTGCGGATGAACTTGCGTATCACGCCGATTTTTTTAGTTTCGGGACGAACGATTTAACGCAGACCACCTTTGGTTTTTCACGCGATGATTCCGCAAAATTTTTGGAAGAATATGTCAATCGTCATATTCTTCCCCATGATCCCTTTGTTTCGATTGATCAGGAAGGTGTCGGACGACTGATGAAGTTGGCAGTTGATTTAGGTCGAAAAACAAAATCAAACCTCGAAATCGGAATTTGTGGAGAACATGGCGGAGATCCTGACTCTATTGCTTTTTGCGCTCGACTGGGACTGAACTATGTCAGTTGTTCTCCGTATCGAGTTCCCATTGCGCGACTTGCAGCTGCACAAGCAGCGTTGAAAGTAAAAGAGAGTTGATATTATGCTCAAAAATTATTTGTCATTCCCGCGTAGGCGGGAATCCCCTGCAATACTTGAGATCCCCGCTTTCGCGAGGATGACTTATATTATGAAGAAGATTTTCTTTTCTCTTTTCTTTTTATTTGTTGGTTGCGCAACCGATGCCGATATTTTCAATGATCTTGGCAACAACATCGCTTCTCCCACGGCGATGGCGGTCGATTCCACGAATCGTCGACTTTATCTGGTCAATTCCAACAATGAAGTGCTCTATGACTGGAAGCAGGGTTCTGTGCATGTGATCGATATTACCAATCCCACATCTCCTGTGCGTTTGAATACGCTTCCGACAAAAAGTTTTTCAGGAGATATTTCACTTGATCTCACCAACCGCAAAGCATTTGTCTCCAATCGTTTTAGCGAAAACCCTCATGCGTCCAACGATCAGATGTTGACTATTGATATTGACGAATCTTCTACGAATTTTCTCTCTGTTACGGAAACTTCGGTTGCGCTCAACCCCTTTGGGATTGCCTGTTGCTTTCCAAATGATCGCCTGTTTATCGGTTCCTCCGAAGGTGTGCTGCAGTTTACAGATCGAACGACCTCGCCCTTAACGGTCACCTCCGTGAATCTCAAAAGAACCCTCACCACAGGCGAAACTTTTAGCGAATTGAAAGCCACCAATATTGCGATCATCAACAATCAAGCTTTTCTCTCGCGCGAAGAGGGGGGAGTTGTTGTGGTGAATCTCGATGAAGTGTCCGACACCACCGTCAATCCCGTCGATTATTTTATTTTTGATATCGGTTCGCCAAGGGGGATTGCAACAGATGGAACACGTCTCTATGTTGTCGATGAAAGCTTTGAAAACAGCGCTCTTATTTCACGTGTTTTAGTTTTGGATGTCAGTTCGCTGACACCTGTGACGGAGAATACAACGGTTGCAGTGAAGGATAAAAATACCGATAGTCTTTTCGTCACCGGGATCGATGTGGGAAGAAATCCTCAACAGATATTAATTGCTTCCGGAAAAGCCTATGTGACGAGTAGCGATGCGAAAACAGTTTCGGTTTTGGATCTCACCTTAAATGCGGTAGAGAAAACGATTGGTGTCGGGAAAAAACCGTTCTCCCTTGGACTGGATAGCCCCGCTGGCGTGCCGACAACACTCTATGTTGGTAATCTTGAAGACAATACGATCTCTATTATTGATATTCCGACCTTGTCTGTTGTTGCAACGTATCCTTAAAACTCTACTTTTTCATTGCGCTTTTGCGGGAGCTTATGCTAAAAAAGGCGCAATTTTAAAGGGTTAGCGGTCACTACTATTTTTCTATGCGCTTGAAATCACTTGAAATTGTCGGTTTTAAATCTTTCGTCGATCGAACCATCGTCCATTTTGAAGATGGCATCACCGGTGTGGTGGGTCCCAATGGTTGTGGCAAAAGTAATATTGTCGATGCGATCCGCTGGGTCATGGGTGAGATGTCGGCGAAGCATCTGCGTGGTTCGCAGATGGAAGATGTCATTTTTAATGGATGTGAGTCGCGAGCTGCGATGGGAATGGCTCAAGTCTTTCTTACTTTTGATAACGCTGATGGCCGTGCTCCTGCTGAATATGCACACTACAACGAAATTCAAATTGGCCGCAGACTCTATCGCTCCGGCGAGAGCGAATATTTCATCAATAAAACACCATGTCGTTTGAAAGATGTTATCGATCTTTTTCTCGGAACTGGTGTTGGCACCAAAGCCTATTCGGTTGTGGAACAGGGGATGATTGGAAGTATTGTCTCTTCCAAACCTGAAGATCGCCGTATCTTTTTTGAAGAAGCCGCTGGCATTTCCAAATTTAAATCACGCAAAGAAGCGGCGCTTCGAAAAATGGAATCGACGAAAGCAAATCTTGCACGACTCACCGATATTATCGGCGAGTTGTCGCGTCAGATGAACTCGCTCGATCGTCAAGTAAAGAAAGCAGAACGCTATCAACGTCTCAGTGACGATTTGAAACATTGTGATCTTGAAGTCATGGCGACTCGTTTTCGTCATTATCGAACAGAGTTAGAAAAACTGACGAACGAAAATGAAACGTTGAATGAAGTCGAAATTTCCTCTTCATCAGGACTTGCCAGTGTTGAGTCAGAAATTGAAATCAAAAAGTTGGAACTTGTCGAAGTGGAACGTGAACTCGATAGTGTTCAACAAGTGGTCTATACAACACGCAATAACATTAAACTTTCTGAAGCGAATATTGTCCATAAAACAAATGAAATTGAAACGATTCTGAAGCGAAGTACTGATGGGGCGCAGGAACTCAAAGAATTTGAAGAACGTTTACGCTCTCTCACAGAGCAAAACATTTTCATTGCTGCAGAAAAAGAAAAGGCTGAACAAGAGCGAATACATTCCTTTGAAGCCGTGAGTGTTTTGGAAGAAGAGGTTGATGCTCTTCGTCATGATCGTGATCAGATTGGTCGTGATGTCGAAGTCTATCGAGAAAAAATATTTTCAACTTCAACCGCTATTTTAAAACGACAGAGTCATCTGGAACATATTGATCGTCGTGTTCAAGAAATCACAAGTCGAAGATCTCACAATCGAACTACTCTTGAAACTTTGGGGACTCGTAAAGAGGCGCTTGAACATGAAATCCTAACGCGCACAGAAGATCTCAAGCGTGTTCAACAATTAAAACTTTCTTTGGAAGAAGAGACGGCATCTCTTCGCACAACGCTTGAAATGCAGCGCACGACGTTGTTGGAGACTGAACAACAATTGCAGGAAATTAAAGGTCATCTTCAAGATCGTCGTTCACGACACGATTCTCTTGTGGAGCTTCATCGAAATCTTGATGGCTATCGCGATGGCGTGCGAAGTATTCTCAAACGTCAGGAACAAAGCGATGCATTTGAAGGTATCTTAGGAACTGTTGGAGATATCATTGATACAGAGGCGCAGCACGAACGTGCCGTCGGTGCTGTGCTTGGTGAAAAACTTCAATATGTCATTGTGTCATCACAAGAACATGGACTTCCTGCTCTTGAATATCTGAAAACGAATTCACAGGGTCGTAGTAGTTTTGTCCCCTTGAACCTTCGTTTTTTTGAAAAGAAAGAAACATGGCCTGCAGGAGAAGGAGTGGTGGGGCCGCTTCTCAACTATGTTCACTTCAAACAGGAACATCGAGCTTTGGGAGAATATCTTTTAAGTGATGTTCTCTTAGTGCGCGATTTTGCTTCAGCTCTTCGCCTCTGGAAGGATCATCCACTTCACGTAACATACGTGACGCTTGATGGCGATATTGTTGATGCGCATGGAATGACAAGTGGTGGAGTTGGTGGTGATGCCTCAGAAAGACTGATTGCTCAAAAACGAAAAATAACAGAGCTCTCCGAAGAGATCACGAAGCTTCGTGGTGAGGTTTCCGCTGCGGCTGGTGAAGTGACTCGTTTTCGAGAGCGAGTCCAATCTTTGGAAGAGACGCTCGAAGAGAGGACACGTCATATCCATGGGGAAGAGCTCAAAGGGGTGAACCTTGATCGCGATCTCAAACAGATAAAATCAGAACTTCTTCGTTTTTCTGAAGAACACGATCGTTTGACACAAGAGCTTACGCTTCTTGATGATGAAGAGAAAAAATTGCAGAAAGAGAAAGAAGAAGCAACTGCACATATCGAAGCGCTGACCGCTGAAAAAGGAGAAGGCGAATCTGCTATTGAGCAACTTGAAAAAGATCTTGATCTCTCTCGCGAGCGAGTTTCTAAAAAAGAAGAAGAATTAATTGCACTCAAAGTAACATTAGCTCAATCCGAAGAACGCAAAGCCGTCACCGACCGCGAATCAGAACGGATTATGACGTTGAAAACCGAAGCGGAAGTGGGGATTGAACGACGGACGAATGATATTTCGCGTGGTCAAGAGAGAGTCGGAGTTCTTCAACGTGAGATTGAACTTTTGAAACAAGAATTAACTACTTCCATTATCGAAGTGGAAAAAGGGGAAGAGCATCAACGGGCTCTTCAAGGAAAGTATGATGCTCAGCATACTCTTTTGCAGGAAAAAGAACTTTCCATCCGTGATATTCGAAAGCAACACGAAGAAGCGCGAGAAGCTGCACATCACGTGGCGCTCCAGTTAACAGAACAGAAGGCATTTTTAGAACGTCTTATTGATACGGCACGTGAGCGTTATCGTGTTGAGTTGTCACTTGTGGAAGATGAGTATGCTCAGGAACATGAAACATTTGATCTCGAAGCTCGTGCGCAGGAAGCAAGTGAGCTTCGAGAGAAGTTGGAGAAGTTAGGTTCAGTGAACATCGATGCGGTAAAAGAGTTTGAAGAACTTTCTTCTCGTTATCAATTTTTGACGAAGCAAGAGGTTGACCTTCGTAATTCTCTCGATTCTCTCTCAAAAGCGATTGTGAAGATTAATCGTACGAGTCGTCTTCGATTTAAAGAAACTTTTGATGCCGTGAACAAACAATTTCAAACTCTTTTTCCGAAACTTTTCCGTGGTGGACGCGCTCGATTGGTGCTTACGAACGAAGAAGATATTTTGGAAAGCGGTGTCGATATTATTGCAAGTCCTCCAGGGAAAAAACTGCAATCGATTACACTTCTCTCTGGCGGTGAGAAAGCTCTTACAGCAGTAGCACTTCTTTTTTCCATCTTCCTTATTAAACCATCACCCTTTTGTCTGCTCGATGAAGTCGATGCTCCGCTTGATGATGCGAATATCGATCGGTTCAATGACCTCATTCGTAGCATGATTCCGCATTCACAATTTATTCTGATTACGCACAATAAACGGACCATGGAACTTGCCGATCTTCTCTACGGGGTGACGATGGAAGAAGCCGGTGTCTCCAAGATGGTCTCCGTCAAGCTCAATCAAGACCTGCAACAGCCAGAACCTGCAGTTGCTTAAATAAATCCGAATAAAAAAATTGGTTGTATAACCCCAGTATATCCGATATATTGGGATCATGTTCCCTAGAGCTACAAGTATTCAAAATAACTATAGTTTTTTTCTTTTTGGGCCACGAGGTTCCGGAAAATCGACTCTTTTGAAAGCCTCTTTTCAGGAAAAAGCGATGTTATGGATTGATCTTCTCGATCCTGAGGAAGAGGCCCTTTTTCAGATCAATCCAAATGAACTGACACATCGATGCGCAGATTTTCCTCCAGGTTCGTGGATTGTTATCGACGAAGTCCAGAAAGCACCGAAACTTCTCGATCTCGTTCATAAGCTCATCGAAGAGAAGAAGTTCTATTTTGCTCTTTCTGGTTCTTCTGCCCGGAAGCTTAAGAGAGGTGGTGCAAACTTGCTCGCAGGTCGCGCTTTTGTTCACTATCTCTATCCACTTACTTCTTCAGAGCTTGGAGATTATTTTCAACTGCAGCAAGTAATGGAGTATGGAACCTTGCCCAAAATTTTTGAACTTTCCGATGAAGAAATGAAGAAAAAATTTCTTCAAGCCTATGCAAATACGTATCTTAAAGAAGAAATTCAAGCTGAACAGATTGTCAGAAATTTACCGAGCTTTCGAAGGTTTTTGGAAATCGCTGCTCAGATGAATGGGCAACCGCTCAACTATTCAAAGATTGCGCGTGATATTCATACCGATCATTCCGTCATTAGAAATTACTATGAAATTTTGGAGGATACCTTAATCGGTTTTCATCTTCCAGCGTATGATGTCTCTGTGCGCAAGCAACAGCGCAAGGCTCCAAAATTTTATTTTATTGATTGTGGCATGAAACGAGCGCTTGAAAAAAACCTCGATCTTCCGCTGAAAGAAGGAACATACGAATATGGACGCGCATTCGAGCATTTTTTGATGACAGAATGTTTTAAGCTTTGCCAATATCGGGAGAAAGACGAATCACTCTTCTATTTACTTACTAAAGATGATGTTGAAGTCGATCTCATTATCAAGCGTCCTGGGAAAACCCAACTTTTTATTGAAATCAAATCGACGTTACAGATTACAGAAATAGACTGTAAAAGTTTACAGGAGATGACATTGGGATTAACCAATACAAAAGCATTTCTGATCTCCAGAGATCCACACGAAAAAAGAATGGAGCACGTACATGCGCTGCATTGGGCTGAATTCTTGAAACTCTTTCAAGACGAAAAACTCTGAAATTTATCACCAGAACCAGCAGTTGCTTAACTTCTCTTTTTCTGATTAGAAATCCTTATGTTTCACATTCGACAAATCTTTCTTTTTTCTCTCCTTCTCACGCATCTCGTTGCCTGTATGGAAACCGTTGCGGTGGCTGATGATCAGGTGAGTTTCAATCGCTCTGCCGATATGAAAGCCCTTGCTTCTGAGTTAATGATCGATGCTTCAGTTCATACGGGAACCGACTGGAATGGCGCTCCGACCTCTGGAGTTTGGGGAACTGACTTTCTTTTTCGTATGAAGGATTATCCGCTGACATGGGCGATATCTCTGGTCCATGCATCGCTTCTGCTCCAGTCGCGAGAAGTGAACTACAATCCCAATGCGGTTTTAAGTGTTGCGATTAAAGAGTCGCGCCTTGGCTGTCGCGAGGCGAGTTTCCCGAATGACGATGGATGTTTTCAGATCGAAGATGGGACTGCGTATTTGGAACTGACCAAACTTTTTTCCAATCGTTTTAAAGCACCGTTTACGGAGACAATTTCTGGAGATCATTTTGAATCTGCAGCTCTCTCGATGGTTTACTACACACTTTTTTCGATGAGTATGTTTCATTTGCACGATGAAAACCCTTATCAATTTTTCGCTTCTCATCCAGACCCAGCAGCACAGCAGAAAGTGATTAGTGCTGCCTATAATCGGGGTCTCTGGTGGGAGGCACTCAAAAAAGTTTTTCGTGAGTGTAAATCGCAAGACGTGACGAAATGTTTTGTGGAAAACGGGACGCCGCATCACATTGCCATCGATCATGCCAATGCGATTGCCGATTATACGAAGGGACTCAACAAAGTTCCCTCGTTTGAAGCAACGATCACCATGAATGATCTCATGAATTATTGGGATCGCATCAAAGCGCTCTATCCTGATGCCGATGAACCTGCCGTTCAAGCTCTTTTCAAAAACTCCTTTTCAGAGAGCGCATCGCTTTCGTTTCAACATGATCTTGATGGGATTCTCACCAAGCTCATTGC
Above is a window of Deltaproteobacteria bacterium RIFCSPHIGHO2_02_FULL_44_16 DNA encoding:
- a CDS encoding glycine--tRNA ligase, with the protein product MADVSTASSLMETLTSLCKRRGFIFQNSEIYGGINGFWDFGPLGVELKRRVKESWWQRMVRDRDDVVGIDTTIIAHPQTWIASGHVKSFSDPMVDCKKCKRRFRTDETQKSTQCPECGGEFTEASQFNLMFETFVGAKSDSASKAYLRPETCQSIFTQFKNVQTVSRQKIPFGIAQIGKAFRNEITPRNFIFRSREFEQMEMEFFCHEKEAIKWYEYWVEDRFNWFTSIGIIRKHLRLRQHEKSELAHYAKGCTDVEFEMPFGWSEMEGIANRTDYDLKNHQEISGKDLSYFDEQTKERFIPHVIETSVGVDRTCLAILVDAYREEEVKGEKRVVLQFAPHIAPVQVALFPLSGKLSDKVKPIHDRLKRQFAAEFDDAGSIGKRYRRHDEIGTPFCVTYDFDSETDHAVTIRHRDTMQQDRIAIEQLEQYLLKHLHEKRS
- a CDS encoding pyruvate, phosphate dikinase translates to MTKKYVYTFGNGKAEGKADMKNILGGKGANLAEMNLLGFPVPAGFTISTEVCTYFYEHQKKYPPELKDQVLKALSAVEKVMGASFGDPKNPLLVSVRSGARASMPGMMDTILNLGLNEATLQGLIQKTRNARFAYDSYRRFIQMYGDVVLGVSSALFEESIDALKKKRGIKLDTEFTAEDLKALAEEFKRLVVQETAQPFPENPQDQLWGGIGAVFSSWQTPRAIEYRRLSQIPEEWGTAVNVQAMVYGNMGDDSATGVAFTRDPSTGEKKFYGEYLINAQGEDVVAGVRTPQPLTKEAKKEKDEVSLEEAMSKIYQELVSIYQRLEKHYRDMQDIEFTIQQGKLWMLQTRNGKRTAAAAIKIAVEMTNEKLITKKESIMRVQPSQLDQLLHPRIDPKVKREVLAKGLPASPGAATGKVVFSAEEAEKWDHRGEKVLLVRIETSPDDIKGMAIAKGILTSRGGMTSHAAVVARGMGKTCVAGCGALAIDYAKKQFMVGNVTVKEGDFLTIDGSTGEVMLGALPTVEPELSSEFEVFMKWVDEYRKLGVRANADTPHDAEVARRFGAAGIGLCRTEHMFFEGDRIDAVREMILANDLEGRQRALMKILPMQREDFKGIFQEMDGFPVTIRLLDPPLHEFLPHTDQEIEELSRAIDIPAEKLKRKSEELREFNPMLGHRGCRLGVTFPEIYAMQVQAIIEAACDVTKKGIKAISEIEIPLVSHPNEMRVLRTICEEKAKEVIAKTKQKVPYTIGTMIELPRACLCADELAYHADFFSFGTNDLTQTTFGFSRDDSAKFLEEYVNRHILPHDPFVSIDQEGVGRLMKLAVDLGRKTKSNLEIGICGEHGGDPDSIAFCARLGLNYVSCSPYRVPIARLAAAQAALKVKES
- a CDS encoding chromosome segregation protein SMC, with the translated sequence MRLKSLEIVGFKSFVDRTIVHFEDGITGVVGPNGCGKSNIVDAIRWVMGEMSAKHLRGSQMEDVIFNGCESRAAMGMAQVFLTFDNADGRAPAEYAHYNEIQIGRRLYRSGESEYFINKTPCRLKDVIDLFLGTGVGTKAYSVVEQGMIGSIVSSKPEDRRIFFEEAAGISKFKSRKEAALRKMESTKANLARLTDIIGELSRQMNSLDRQVKKAERYQRLSDDLKHCDLEVMATRFRHYRTELEKLTNENETLNEVEISSSSGLASVESEIEIKKLELVEVERELDSVQQVVYTTRNNIKLSEANIVHKTNEIETILKRSTDGAQELKEFEERLRSLTEQNIFIAAEKEKAEQERIHSFEAVSVLEEEVDALRHDRDQIGRDVEVYREKIFSTSTAILKRQSHLEHIDRRVQEITSRRSHNRTTLETLGTRKEALEHEILTRTEDLKRVQQLKLSLEEETASLRTTLEMQRTTLLETEQQLQEIKGHLQDRRSRHDSLVELHRNLDGYRDGVRSILKRQEQSDAFEGILGTVGDIIDTEAQHERAVGAVLGEKLQYVIVSSQEHGLPALEYLKTNSQGRSSFVPLNLRFFEKKETWPAGEGVVGPLLNYVHFKQEHRALGEYLLSDVLLVRDFASALRLWKDHPLHVTYVTLDGDIVDAHGMTSGGVGGDASERLIAQKRKITELSEEITKLRGEVSAAAGEVTRFRERVQSLEETLEERTRHIHGEELKGVNLDRDLKQIKSELLRFSEEHDRLTQELTLLDDEEKKLQKEKEEATAHIEALTAEKGEGESAIEQLEKDLDLSRERVSKKEEELIALKVTLAQSEERKAVTDRESERIMTLKTEAEVGIERRTNDISRGQERVGVLQREIELLKQELTTSIIEVEKGEEHQRALQGKYDAQHTLLQEKELSIRDIRKQHEEAREAAHHVALQLTEQKAFLERLIDTARERYRVELSLVEDEYAQEHETFDLEARAQEASELREKLEKLGSVNIDAVKEFEELSSRYQFLTKQEVDLRNSLDSLSKAIVKINRTSRLRFKETFDAVNKQFQTLFPKLFRGGRARLVLTNEEDILESGVDIIASPPGKKLQSITLLSGGEKALTAVALLFSIFLIKPSPFCLLDEVDAPLDDANIDRFNDLIRSMIPHSQFILITHNKRTMELADLLYGVTMEEAGVSKMVSVKLNQDLQQPEPAVA